One window of the Lacerta agilis isolate rLacAgi1 chromosome 17, rLacAgi1.pri, whole genome shotgun sequence genome contains the following:
- the LOC117061806 gene encoding glycine-rich protein 5-like, whose product MASCGPSCAVPSCASTPVVGFGSAGGLGGGFGGGIGGGIGSGFGGGFGYGSGFGSGALVGSGVPSASLGILSGVQPSCVNQIPPAEVVIQPPPVVVTIPGPILSASCEPVSVGGNTPCAAGGYGSGFGSGFGSGFGRGLYGGAGLLGSSSGALGGRSRYGFVGRRGSICYTPC is encoded by the coding sequence GTTGGTTTTGGATCAGCCGGTGGTCTTGGCGGTGGTTTTGGCGGTGGCATTGGTGGTGGAATTGGCAGTGGTTTTGGCGGTGGATTTGGCTATGGTTCTGGCTTTGGCTCCGGTGCCCTGGTTGGATCCGGCGTCCCTTCTGCTAGTCTTGGTATTCTTTCCGGAGTCCAGCCTTCATGCGTCAACCAGATCCCACCAGCAGAGGTCGTCATCCAGCCACCTCCCGTCGTCGTGACCATCCCAGGACCCATCCTCTCTGCCAGTTGCGAGCCTGTGTCTGTCGGAGGCAACACCCCATGTGCTGCTGGTGGTTATGGATCCGGATTTGGCAGCGGATTTGGCAGCGGATTTGGCAGAGGGCTCTATGGTGGTGCAGGTCTTCTGGGGTCCAGCTCTGGGGCTTTGGGGGGCCGTAGTCGTTATGGGTTTGTGGGGCGTAGAGGCAGCATCTGCTATACCCCCTGCTAA